One window of the Candidatus Goldiibacteriota bacterium HGW-Goldbacteria-1 genome contains the following:
- a CDS encoding NADH:ubiquinone oxidoreductase, translated as MLQADPIVHDYRDAKFPDRYRGVPYISGAECSHNCVLCADICPAGAVTKKPFSIDIGKCVFCGLCAQVCPENKITFTGNYHLASDKKENLIINEEAKSVNMQMASEKIRKYFGKSLKLRQVSAGGCNGCELELNALNNVNFDMGRFGVEFTASPRHADGIVITGPVTKNMAEPLEICYEALPHPKIVILCGSCAISGGIFQGSPEINRGFLEKNKIDLYIPGCPPHPLTFINGILRYIGR; from the coding sequence ATTCTGCAGGCAGACCCTATTGTGCATGATTATAGAGATGCCAAATTCCCTGACAGATACAGGGGAGTTCCGTACATTAGCGGCGCTGAATGCAGTCATAACTGCGTTTTATGTGCTGACATCTGCCCGGCGGGCGCTGTTACAAAAAAACCGTTCAGCATTGATATTGGGAAATGCGTATTCTGCGGCCTTTGCGCGCAGGTATGCCCTGAAAATAAGATAACTTTTACCGGCAATTATCATCTGGCTTCGGACAAAAAAGAAAACCTGATAATAAATGAAGAAGCAAAGTCTGTAAATATGCAGATGGCATCTGAAAAAATAAGGAAGTATTTTGGAAAATCGCTGAAGCTAAGGCAGGTATCTGCCGGGGGCTGTAATGGGTGTGAACTGGAACTTAACGCGCTGAATAATGTTAACTTTGACATGGGCAGGTTTGGCGTGGAATTTACAGCATCCCCAAGGCATGCTGACGGAATTGTGATAACAGGCCCTGTTACAAAAAACATGGCAGAGCCGCTTGAGATATGTTATGAAGCATTGCCGCACCCTAAAATTGTCATATTATGCGGAAGCTGTGCCATATCAGGCGGAATTTTTCAAGGTTCCCCGGAAATAAACAGAGGATTTTTGGAGAAAAATAAGATTGACCTTTATATACCGGGCTGCCCTCCGCATCCGCTGACTTTTATTAATGGAATATTAAGATACATAGGGCGTTAA
- a CDS encoding peptide chain release factor 3, whose product MDLTQEIQKRRTFAIISHPDAGKTTLTEKFLLFAGAIQSAGAVKSNKIKKTTVSDFMEIERQRGISVASAVMSFEYNNLKINLLDTPGHKDFAEDTYRTLTAVDSVILVVDGVKGVEEQTEKLMNVCRMRNTPVIVFINKLDREGGYPIDLLDELEDKLDIRVCPLSWPISRGSDFKGVYSLHRKKLLLFQPNKADEDAGIEIPSLSDPLLDTYVGEHNAAKLREDARLIEGVYGNFNKEEYLEGIQAPVFFGSALNNFGVRELLDTFTEIAPPPKSRTADTREILPQEEKFSGFVFKIHANLDLRHRDRIAFFRVCSGRFERNKFYKHVRLDTDLRFNNPASFMGQKKEVIDEAFPGDVIGLYDRGNFKIGDTLTDGEKFNFQGIPSFSPEVFRELINTSSKAKQLEKGISQLTDEGVAQLFLMDQGRRKIVGTVGLLQFDVILYRLANEYGADCRFEQLNIHKACWVTSDDPKKLEEFCRDMADRIAADKNGDPVFFSESEWMLNYHIKKYPDINFHFTSEFKK is encoded by the coding sequence ATGGACCTGACACAGGAAATACAGAAAAGAAGGACATTTGCCATAATAAGCCACCCTGACGCGGGAAAGACCACGCTTACGGAAAAGTTTCTGCTTTTTGCGGGCGCCATTCAGTCTGCAGGCGCGGTAAAATCCAACAAAATAAAAAAAACAACCGTTTCTGACTTTATGGAAATAGAACGCCAGCGCGGAATTTCCGTTGCTTCCGCGGTCATGAGTTTTGAATATAACAACCTTAAAATAAACCTTCTTGACACGCCCGGCCATAAAGACTTTGCCGAAGACACTTACAGGACATTAACCGCGGTTGACAGCGTCATACTTGTGGTGGACGGCGTTAAAGGCGTTGAAGAACAGACAGAAAAATTAATGAATGTGTGCCGTATGCGCAACACTCCCGTTATTGTCTTTATAAACAAACTTGACCGCGAAGGCGGATACCCCATTGACCTTCTGGACGAACTTGAAGATAAGCTGGACATACGTGTCTGTCCGTTAAGCTGGCCTATTTCACGCGGCTCTGATTTCAAGGGAGTTTACAGCCTGCACAGAAAAAAACTTCTTTTATTTCAGCCTAATAAGGCCGACGAAGACGCGGGCATTGAAATCCCCTCTTTGTCAGACCCGCTTCTGGATACTTACGTGGGAGAACACAACGCCGCGAAACTGCGCGAAGATGCCCGGCTTATAGAAGGCGTTTACGGCAATTTTAACAAAGAAGAATACCTTGAAGGCATACAGGCTCCGGTTTTTTTCGGAAGCGCTCTTAATAATTTCGGCGTCCGTGAACTGCTTGACACCTTCACCGAAATAGCGCCGCCGCCAAAATCCAGAACCGCTGATACGCGCGAAATACTTCCGCAGGAGGAAAAATTTTCCGGTTTTGTCTTTAAGATTCACGCCAACCTTGACCTGCGCCACCGCGACCGTATTGCTTTCTTCAGAGTATGTTCCGGAAGGTTTGAACGTAATAAATTTTATAAACACGTACGCCTTGACACCGACCTTCGGTTTAACAACCCGGCAAGTTTTATGGGGCAGAAAAAAGAAGTGATAGACGAAGCCTTTCCCGGAGACGTGATTGGCCTTTACGACAGGGGTAACTTCAAGATAGGCGACACTTTAACTGACGGGGAAAAATTTAATTTCCAGGGCATTCCCAGTTTTTCGCCGGAAGTTTTCAGGGAGCTTATCAATACATCTTCCAAAGCCAAACAGCTTGAAAAAGGCATTTCACAGCTTACAGACGAAGGCGTCGCACAGCTGTTCTTAATGGATCAGGGCAGGCGCAAAATAGTGGGCACCGTGGGGCTGCTTCAGTTTGACGTAATTTTATACCGCCTTGCCAACGAATACGGCGCGGACTGCAGGTTTGAACAGTTAAACATACATAAGGCGTGCTGGGTGACATCCGATGACCCTAAAAAATTGGAAGAGTTCTGCAGGGATATGGCCGACAGGATAGCAGCTGACAAAAACGGCGACCCGGTATTTTTTTCCGAATCAGAATGGATGCTTAATTACCACATTAAAAAATATCCTGATATTAACTTCCACTTCACATCTGAATTTAAGAAATAA
- a CDS encoding short-chain dehydrogenase/reductase has translation MKKFILITGASSGIGKEAALYFAYKGWDVAATMRNPEKRKTGLENIEGIEITHLDVNDPESIKASVAAAAAKYESIDAVLNNAGYAVNGPFEAVSREDALKQFDTNVTGLMDVCREIIPVFKRQGFGAIINVSSMAGKIGFPLYTLYNATKFAVEGFTEALYHELKRFGIKVRLIEPGIIHTDFYGRSMIKASVQGLNDYDEMTAKIEKAMGLNMKLGMQPEAVAKVIYKAAAAKGGRLRYTAGIDAAAVTALRAVLPDAILLPIIGKMNGL, from the coding sequence ATGAAAAAATTTATTTTAATTACAGGGGCGTCTTCCGGAATAGGCAAAGAGGCGGCTTTGTATTTTGCCTATAAGGGCTGGGATGTTGCCGCCACAATGAGAAATCCGGAAAAAAGAAAGACGGGCCTTGAAAATATTGAAGGGATTGAAATCACGCATCTGGATGTAAATGATCCGGAATCAATAAAGGCATCAGTGGCAGCGGCTGCCGCTAAATATGAAAGTATAGATGCCGTGTTAAATAATGCCGGTTACGCGGTAAACGGGCCTTTTGAAGCTGTATCAAGGGAAGACGCGCTAAAGCAGTTTGATACAAATGTGACAGGCCTTATGGATGTGTGCAGGGAAATAATACCGGTATTTAAAAGGCAGGGTTTTGGGGCCATTATTAATGTTTCTTCCATGGCGGGAAAAATAGGATTTCCTTTATACACCCTTTATAATGCCACCAAATTTGCCGTGGAAGGTTTTACGGAAGCGTTATACCATGAATTAAAGCGGTTTGGAATAAAAGTCAGGCTTATTGAACCGGGCATAATACACACTGATTTTTACGGCAGGTCCATGATAAAAGCTTCAGTGCAGGGCCTAAATGATTATGACGAAATGACGGCAAAAATTGAAAAGGCAATGGGACTGAATATGAAACTTGGCATGCAGCCCGAAGCTGTCGCAAAGGTTATTTATAAAGCAGCGGCGGCTAAAGGCGGCAGGTTAAGATATACTGCGGGTATTGACGCGGCGGCGGTAACGGCTTTAAGGGCTGTATTGCCTGATGCAATACTGCTGCCTATTATCGGTAAGATGAACGGGCTGTAA
- a CDS encoding hydrogenase — MSLLRVYNGVPFRTAEIEFIPQQLFKETVMEKLRGGLVISGMFPLNRTERNKLIILLSDRDNSSFVIAGGIINGSEPELESMSEEFPHAEYFECELAEKYGYKIKSHPGLRPVRDMNSKIDGKAYRFYRLEGESAHEVAVGPIHAGIIEPGHFRFQCHGETVYNLEISLGYQKRGVDKMLIDSNPVQRIILAESIAGDTVMGHAHAHCLAIEALAGINPCLRRQAVRVIASELERIAMNISGLLGISNDIGFAIVSSSYGRLRTLVINSLAELSGSRFGRGLFAYGGLRHDMNDDVIKVIKNNLETVKNDIKEINRCLLTSSAAILRFEKTGIVLKKDAEEMALTGNAARASGLACDARVNYPYCGYRYMPVSMISIEGGDVFSRTRLRVLDIEESMKFVDNYIDSLPEAGTATETYYPALQPGYGVVSVTEGFRGEIFHGAFTGEDSKLTQYYIKDPSFNNWQALSFVMQNTDIYDFPICNKSFDLSYSGHDL; from the coding sequence ATGAGCCTGCTTAGGGTGTATAACGGCGTGCCTTTTAGAACAGCTGAAATTGAATTCATACCGCAGCAGTTATTTAAGGAAACTGTCATGGAAAAACTGCGCGGCGGGCTTGTAATTTCCGGGATGTTTCCGCTTAACCGGACAGAGAGAAATAAACTTATTATTCTTCTTTCTGACCGCGACAATTCGTCATTTGTCATAGCGGGCGGAATAATAAACGGCAGCGAGCCTGAACTTGAAAGCATGTCGGAAGAGTTCCCGCACGCGGAATATTTTGAATGCGAACTTGCCGAAAAATACGGGTATAAAATAAAGTCACATCCGGGCCTGCGCCCGGTAAGGGACATGAATTCCAAAATAGACGGCAAAGCGTATCGGTTCTACAGGCTTGAAGGCGAGTCGGCGCATGAAGTGGCGGTTGGGCCCATACACGCCGGTATTATTGAACCCGGGCATTTCAGGTTCCAGTGCCACGGGGAGACTGTTTATAATCTTGAAATCAGCCTTGGGTATCAGAAGCGCGGTGTTGATAAAATGCTTATTGATTCAAATCCCGTGCAGAGGATAATTCTGGCGGAATCAATTGCGGGTGATACGGTAATGGGCCACGCGCACGCGCACTGCCTTGCGATAGAAGCGCTTGCCGGAATTAATCCATGCTTAAGACGGCAGGCTGTCAGGGTAATAGCATCGGAGCTTGAGCGGATTGCGATGAACATAAGCGGGCTGCTTGGTATTTCAAATGACATAGGTTTTGCAATAGTATCTTCTTCCTACGGCAGGCTAAGGACTCTTGTAATTAACAGCCTTGCCGAACTGTCCGGGTCCAGGTTTGGGCGCGGGCTGTTTGCATACGGCGGGCTGCGTCATGACATGAATGATGACGTCATAAAGGTAATAAAAAATAATTTAGAAACCGTAAAGAATGACATAAAAGAGATAAACCGGTGTTTGTTGACATCGTCAGCGGCGATATTAAGGTTTGAAAAAACAGGCATAGTGCTAAAAAAGGATGCGGAAGAAATGGCTTTAACGGGAAACGCGGCACGCGCATCCGGGCTTGCGTGTGACGCAAGGGTGAATTATCCATACTGCGGCTATAGATATATGCCGGTATCAATGATATCAATTGAAGGCGGAGATGTCTTTTCAAGGACAAGATTAAGGGTTCTTGATATAGAAGAGTCCATGAAGTTCGTTGATAATTATATTGACAGCCTGCCTGAAGCCGGAACCGCGACAGAAACCTATTATCCGGCGCTGCAGCCGGGGTATGGAGTTGTATCAGTTACAGAAGGGTTTCGCGGTGAAATTTTTCACGGTGCCTTTACAGGGGAAGATTCAAAATTAACGCAGTATTACATTAAGGACCCTTCGTTTAATAACTGGCAGGCGTTAAGTTTTGTCATGCAGAATACTGATATATATGATTTTCCAATATGCAATAAAAGTTTTGACCTGTCATATTCGGGCCATGATTTATAG
- a CDS encoding MFS transporter → MQSHVLRRVFLIAVVYISFISLGLPDGLHGVAWPSMMADFMVPLDYLGLLLIAGTAGYLISSFFSGPVIARLGIGGLLSLSCAVTGAGLAGYAFAPYWWMIIVLAFTVGLAGGAIDAGLNAYAARNFSKRIMQWLHASYGIGVMLGPLIMVYFINYRDSWKDGYAAVGILQLVIGAAFLLTMPLWKDKRKNKNVEIINEKIRDTITRPSSWVNMLLFFVYAGAEAGLGIWAYTFLTEARGFEQAVSGFIAGAFWGAYTLGRISAGFYSKFMKTYKLIYLNLAVSFIGVLLVWLNINEALDYTGIVLNGFAIGPVFPALVSGTEKRVGGQHAFNVVGMQMAASGLGYAVLPGLAGIIAKYQGLEILPAFVAALIAITAVLYRLAYYYMPGHSFNRQKR, encoded by the coding sequence ATGCAAAGCCACGTATTGCGGAGGGTGTTTTTAATCGCGGTTGTATATATTTCTTTTATTTCATTGGGGCTGCCGGACGGCCTGCACGGAGTGGCGTGGCCTTCAATGATGGCGGATTTTATGGTGCCTCTGGATTATTTGGGGCTTCTGCTTATTGCGGGCACCGCGGGTTATCTTATTTCAAGTTTTTTCAGCGGGCCTGTTATTGCCCGGCTTGGCATAGGCGGCCTGCTTTCGCTTAGCTGCGCGGTTACAGGCGCGGGGCTTGCCGGATATGCTTTTGCGCCGTACTGGTGGATGATTATAGTGCTGGCTTTTACTGTGGGGCTTGCCGGAGGCGCGATTGATGCCGGATTAAATGCCTATGCCGCGCGTAATTTCAGCAAAAGGATTATGCAGTGGCTTCACGCAAGCTACGGAATAGGTGTGATGCTTGGGCCTCTTATCATGGTATATTTTATAAATTACAGGGATTCGTGGAAAGACGGTTATGCAGCGGTAGGCATACTGCAGCTTGTAATAGGCGCCGCGTTTCTTTTGACAATGCCGCTGTGGAAGGATAAAAGAAAAAATAAAAATGTGGAAATTATAAATGAAAAAATCAGGGACACCATAACCAGGCCGTCGTCCTGGGTGAATATGCTGCTGTTTTTTGTATACGCGGGGGCGGAAGCCGGGCTTGGTATCTGGGCATACACGTTTCTGACAGAGGCGCGTGGTTTTGAACAGGCTGTATCCGGTTTTATAGCAGGCGCTTTCTGGGGGGCATACACGCTTGGCAGGATATCAGCGGGATTCTATTCAAAATTTATGAAGACGTATAAACTTATATATCTAAATCTTGCGGTATCTTTTATTGGCGTGCTGCTTGTGTGGCTTAATATTAATGAAGCGCTGGATTACACGGGGATAGTATTAAACGGATTTGCCATAGGCCCTGTTTTTCCGGCCCTTGTGTCAGGGACGGAAAAAAGGGTGGGAGGTCAGCACGCTTTTAATGTTGTGGGAATGCAGATGGCCGCGTCCGGCCTTGGATACGCGGTACTGCCGGGCCTTGCCGGAATAATTGCCAAGTATCAGGGCCTTGAAATACTGCCGGCATTTGTGGCTGCTCTGATTGCAATAACAGCGGTGCTTTACAGGCTGGCCTATTACTATATGCCGGGGCACAGTTTTAACAGGCAGAAAAGATAA
- a CDS encoding DNA recombination protein RmuC has product MALNVILIILCVLVAAVLVIQLLNLKNKKEINAEQVINGIKSELSMVSMDALTRQNELGGKELEEKKKLIDQRLDQMKQELDKVEAAVKTFGAESGTKMTGVDTRLNEAGRVIKELRDITSKLNETLSSTSKRGEWGQRSAKQILDLCGMKEGVNYTQQESTKEGRPDFTFLLPNGIKLNLDCKFPLDNYAAYVKSENGAEKEGLKKQFLKDVRTALKGLSGRDYIDPNGGTVDYSVMFIANEQVFNFVNEFDGTFIDDAMKAKVVVCSPFTLYAVVSIIYKAAENFKMEKAAKDMVVQILKFKAQWEEFKGHFDSVGASIDKVKDEFEKLKTTRVNKLDVPLRDLERLE; this is encoded by the coding sequence ATGGCTTTAAATGTAATTCTTATAATATTATGCGTGCTTGTGGCGGCTGTTTTGGTTATACAGCTGTTAAACCTGAAAAATAAAAAAGAAATAAACGCGGAACAGGTAATTAACGGGATTAAGTCTGAACTTTCCATGGTATCTATGGACGCGCTTACACGGCAGAATGAATTAGGCGGAAAAGAACTGGAAGAAAAAAAGAAGCTTATAGACCAGCGCCTTGACCAGATGAAACAGGAACTGGATAAAGTGGAAGCGGCGGTAAAAACTTTTGGCGCTGAAAGCGGAACCAAGATGACAGGCGTGGATACAAGGTTAAACGAGGCCGGCAGGGTAATTAAAGAGTTACGCGACATTACAAGCAAGTTAAACGAAACTTTAAGCAGCACATCAAAAAGGGGCGAATGGGGACAGCGCTCCGCCAAGCAGATACTTGATTTATGCGGAATGAAAGAAGGCGTTAATTACACCCAGCAGGAATCAACCAAAGAGGGCAGGCCGGACTTTACATTTTTATTACCCAACGGCATAAAACTGAATTTAGACTGCAAGTTCCCGCTTGATAATTACGCGGCTTATGTTAAATCTGAAAATGGCGCGGAAAAAGAGGGTTTGAAGAAACAATTTCTAAAGGATGTCCGTACCGCCTTAAAGGGGCTTTCCGGAAGGGATTATATTGATCCCAACGGCGGCACGGTGGATTACTCCGTAATGTTTATCGCCAATGAGCAGGTCTTTAATTTTGTGAATGAATTTGACGGCACATTTATTGATGATGCTATGAAGGCAAAAGTTGTGGTGTGTTCGCCTTTCACGCTGTATGCCGTGGTTTCCATAATTTACAAGGCGGCGGAAAATTTTAAAATGGAAAAGGCCGCAAAAGATATGGTGGTGCAGATATTAAAGTTTAAAGCGCAGTGGGAAGAGTTTAAGGGACATTTTGACTCGGTGGGCGCGTCAATTGATAAAGTGAAGGATGAATTTGAAAAACTTAAAACAACAAGGGTTAATAAATTGGATGTGCCGTTAAGGGACCTTGAAAGGCTGGAATAG